From Chryseobacterium sp. H1D6B, a single genomic window includes:
- a CDS encoding beta-ketoacyl-[acyl-carrier-protein] synthase family protein: MENRVVITGMGIYSCIGTSLEEVKNSLYEGKSGIVLDPERKEFGYRSALTGKVPKPDLKSLLNRRQRISMGEESEYAYLSTIDALKQAGIDDAFLDTHEVGILFGNDSVSQAVIEATDIIREKKDTALIGSGAIFKSMNSTVTMNLSTIFKLKGINLTISAACASGSHSLGLAYLMIKSGLQDVIICGGAQETNKYSMSSFDGLGVFSVREDEPEKASRPFDSQRDGLIPSGGAATLIVESLESAQKRGAVILGEIAGYGFSSNGGHISTPNVDGPALAMDRALKQSGLKAGDIDYINAHATSTPIGDANEAKAIYEIFGGEVPVSSTKSMTGHECWMAGASEVIYSILMMENDFVAPNINLETPDDEAKRINLVSETKNQKIDVFLSNSFGFGGTNSALIIKKFN; the protein is encoded by the coding sequence ATGGAAAATAGGGTTGTCATTACCGGAATGGGAATTTATTCCTGCATCGGCACTTCTTTGGAAGAGGTGAAGAATTCTCTTTACGAAGGGAAATCCGGAATTGTTTTAGATCCAGAAAGGAAAGAATTCGGGTACAGATCCGCTCTTACAGGAAAAGTTCCTAAACCCGATCTGAAAAGTCTTCTGAACAGGAGACAGCGCATCAGTATGGGGGAAGAAAGCGAATACGCTTACCTTTCAACAATTGATGCTCTAAAACAGGCAGGAATAGATGATGCTTTTCTTGATACTCATGAAGTAGGAATTCTGTTTGGGAACGACAGTGTTTCTCAAGCGGTGATTGAAGCTACAGATATTATAAGAGAGAAAAAAGATACGGCATTGATTGGTTCAGGTGCGATTTTTAAATCAATGAACTCTACCGTAACAATGAATCTTTCTACAATCTTTAAACTGAAAGGAATCAACCTTACCATCAGTGCGGCATGTGCCAGCGGCTCTCATTCTTTAGGATTGGCTTATCTTATGATTAAGAGTGGGTTACAAGATGTAATTATCTGTGGAGGCGCACAGGAAACCAATAAATATTCAATGTCTAGTTTTGACGGCCTGGGAGTTTTTTCTGTAAGAGAAGACGAGCCGGAAAAAGCATCAAGACCATTTGATTCACAAAGAGACGGCTTGATCCCAAGCGGAGGTGCCGCCACTTTAATTGTAGAGAGTTTAGAATCTGCACAAAAAAGAGGTGCTGTTATTTTAGGCGAAATTGCAGGATACGGCTTTTCTTCCAATGGAGGACATATTTCTACGCCTAATGTAGACGGGCCTGCATTGGCTATGGACAGAGCGCTGAAACAATCAGGACTGAAAGCTGGAGATATAGATTATATTAATGCCCACGCTACATCTACGCCGATCGGTGATGCGAATGAAGCAAAGGCTATTTATGAGATTTTCGGCGGTGAGGTACCGGTGAGCTCTACCAAATCTATGACAGGACATGAATGCTGGATGGCCGGAGCAAGTGAAGTTATTTACTCTATTTTGATGATGGAAAATGATTTTGTTGCCCCCAATATTAATCTGGAAACTCCTGATGATGAGGCGAAAAGGATAAATTTAGTCTCTGAAACAAAAAACCAAAAAATTGATGTATTTTTGTCGAATTCTTTTGGATTTGGGGGAACCAATTCCGCATTAATTATTAAAAAGTTTAATTAA
- a CDS encoding lipid A biosynthesis acyltransferase: protein MNKWKGKSKGTILGYRIFVFCIRNIGIKSSYFVLYFVASYYFLFLKKSNQYIFYYFRKRLGFSFWKAKFSVFKSYNIFGKILIDKTAIAAGLRNKFTYEFDGIENLKNLLDEKKGGVLISAHIGNFEIAEHFFADIDFDCQINLVTTDQEVTVIKEYLDSVAVKKSNIKFIYVKDDMSHIFEINDALSNNELICFTGDRYFEGSKYLEAELLGKTAKFPAGPFLIASRLGVPVVYVYVMKEKNLHYHLYARVAEDVKKRDAQGLLNSYTKNLESMLEKYPLQWFNYFDFWDDIE, encoded by the coding sequence ATGAACAAATGGAAAGGTAAATCTAAGGGAACGATATTGGGATATAGAATATTTGTTTTCTGTATTAGAAATATCGGTATCAAAAGTTCATATTTTGTACTTTATTTTGTAGCCTCCTATTATTTCTTATTCTTAAAAAAGAGCAACCAGTATATCTTTTATTATTTTCGAAAACGATTAGGCTTCAGTTTCTGGAAGGCCAAATTTTCAGTATTTAAAAGCTACAATATTTTCGGGAAGATCCTTATTGATAAAACAGCTATTGCTGCTGGGCTGAGAAATAAATTCACTTACGAATTTGACGGAATAGAAAATCTGAAAAACCTTCTGGATGAAAAAAAAGGAGGAGTCTTGATCAGTGCCCATATCGGTAATTTTGAAATTGCTGAACACTTTTTTGCAGATATAGATTTTGACTGTCAGATTAATTTAGTGACTACAGACCAGGAGGTTACAGTGATTAAGGAATATCTAGACAGTGTTGCCGTTAAAAAAAGTAATATCAAGTTTATCTATGTTAAAGATGATATGTCGCATATTTTCGAGATCAACGATGCGCTGTCAAATAATGAACTGATCTGCTTTACAGGAGACCGCTATTTTGAAGGCTCAAAGTATTTAGAAGCAGAGCTCCTAGGAAAAACAGCAAAATTTCCTGCCGGACCGTTTCTTATTGCTTCCAGGCTGGGAGTTCCTGTAGTATATGTGTACGTAATGAAAGAGAAAAACCTTCATTATCATTTATATGCAAGAGTGGCAGAAGATGTAAAAAAACGGGATGCACAGGGATTATTGAATTCTTATACTAAAAACCTTGAATCCATGCTTGAAAAATATCCCCTCCAATGGTTCAACTATTTTGATTTCTGGGATGATATAGAGTAA
- a CDS encoding phosphopantetheine-binding protein: protein MERAKIIEIVNDFLVNEFEVDGDEIRNDANLKNTLGLDSLDYIDMVVIIESNFGVKLGEADFKKIITFDDFYDTIQHKIDEKVA, encoded by the coding sequence ATGGAAAGGGCGAAAATTATTGAAATAGTAAATGATTTCTTAGTCAATGAATTTGAAGTAGACGGGGATGAGATCAGAAATGATGCAAACCTTAAAAACACTTTAGGTTTGGACAGCTTAGACTATATTGATATGGTCGTGATCATCGAATCTAATTTCGGAGTGAAATTAGGGGAAGCAGATTTTAAGAAAATTATCACGTTTGATGATTTTTATGACACGATACAGCATAAAATTGACGAAAAAGTAGCTTAA
- a CDS encoding polysaccharide deacetylase family protein has translation MKHYPFIIFYLFCNLFIYSFHGTFWVYIACFLGFSAVVVWGSFDIQLGYFVNSITHKRTKIKETALTFDDGPTEFTPKFLDLLKEHQIKATFFCIGKQIEKYPETFQRIVAEGHTVGNHTYSHSNTTGFLSASKMNEEIEKCDEVILKTGNIKTNLYRPPFGVTNPNIAKAIKRTNKTSIGWNVRSLDTVTDDEKKIYKRVTTGIKPGSIILLHDISEKTYHVLVDLLLFLEQKKYSTFTIGSMIKSEKND, from the coding sequence ATGAAACATTATCCGTTCATTATTTTTTATCTCTTCTGCAATCTGTTTATTTACAGTTTCCACGGAACTTTTTGGGTTTATATTGCCTGCTTTCTAGGTTTTTCAGCTGTTGTAGTCTGGGGCTCCTTCGACATTCAGCTGGGATATTTTGTAAATAGTATTACCCACAAAAGAACGAAAATCAAAGAAACTGCACTTACTTTTGATGACGGCCCTACAGAATTCACCCCAAAATTTTTAGACCTGCTTAAAGAACACCAGATCAAAGCAACGTTTTTCTGCATAGGAAAACAGATCGAGAAATATCCTGAAACCTTTCAAAGAATTGTTGCCGAAGGCCACACGGTTGGAAACCACACATATTCTCATTCGAATACAACCGGATTTTTGTCAGCTTCAAAAATGAATGAAGAAATTGAGAAATGTGATGAGGTGATTTTAAAAACAGGAAATATAAAAACCAATCTATACAGGCCACCTTTCGGAGTGACGAATCCAAATATTGCCAAAGCCATAAAAAGAACGAATAAAACAAGCATCGGCTGGAATGTCCGTTCTTTAGATACGGTAACTGATGACGAAAAGAAAATTTACAAAAGAGTGACCACAGGAATAAAACCCGGAAGCATCATTCTTCTTCATGACATTTCAGAAAAGACCTATCATGTTTTGGTAGATTTATTGCTATTTTTGGAGCAGAAAAAGTATTCTACTTTTACGATTGGCTCAATGATTAAATCAGAAAAAAATGATTAA
- the fabG gene encoding 3-oxoacyl-ACP reductase FabG: MKCAIVTGGSRGIGRAVCIKLAEEKNYHILINYTSNEEAAKETLAKVQALGATGEVLKFDVGNAEESQKVLEGWQEKNPDALVEVIVNNAGITRDGLFMWMKSEDWNSVINTSLNGFFNITNFFMQKLLRNKYGRIINMVSVSGVKGTAGQVNYSAAKAGLVGATKALAQEVAKRNITVNAVAPGFIRTDMTQEFNEDELKAMIPANRFGEAEEVADLVAFLASRKASYITGEVININGGIYS; the protein is encoded by the coding sequence ATGAAATGTGCAATCGTAACAGGAGGCTCCAGAGGGATTGGAAGAGCGGTCTGTATAAAACTGGCGGAAGAAAAAAATTACCATATACTCATTAACTACACTTCAAACGAAGAGGCAGCAAAGGAAACGCTTGCAAAAGTTCAGGCACTTGGTGCTACTGGTGAGGTTCTGAAATTTGATGTGGGAAATGCTGAAGAAAGCCAGAAGGTTTTAGAAGGATGGCAGGAAAAAAATCCTGATGCTCTTGTGGAGGTAATCGTAAATAACGCCGGAATTACCAGAGACGGATTGTTTATGTGGATGAAAAGTGAAGATTGGAACAGTGTGATCAATACAAGTTTAAACGGTTTCTTCAACATTACCAACTTTTTTATGCAGAAACTCCTTCGTAATAAGTACGGCAGAATCATCAATATGGTTTCGGTTTCCGGAGTGAAAGGAACTGCAGGACAGGTGAATTATTCTGCGGCAAAGGCAGGTTTAGTAGGAGCTACAAAAGCATTAGCACAGGAAGTAGCGAAAAGAAATATTACGGTAAATGCTGTGGCACCAGGGTTTATCAGAACAGATATGACGCAGGAATTCAATGAAGACGAGCTTAAAGCAATGATCCCTGCAAACAGATTTGGAGAAGCTGAAGAAGTAGCTGATTTAGTTGCATTTTTAGCTTCCAGAAAAGCCTCTTATATTACAGGGGAAGTAATCAATATTAATGGAGGAATTTACTCATAA
- a CDS encoding NAD(P)/FAD-dependent oxidoreductase — protein sequence MKKKYDILVIGSGLGGLVSALVLAKEGLKVCVLEKNNQYGGNLQTFSRNKMIFDTGVHYLGGLSEGQNLNQYFTYLGIMEDLKLKKLDEDGYDRITFDDDETAYPHSQGYENFIEQLSKIFPDERENLLKYCDEIQNVCNQFPRYSLIRKEKYNDEILYTNAKEFIESITPNKRLQAVLSGSNFLYAGVADKTPLYVHALTVNSYIQSSYKCVNGGSQISKLLIKKLRDHGAEVYKHSQVTEMIFDEDNTLISVKTKQGREFHADQFISNIEIRTTLDLIGHQRLKKSFINRVYDLEPVTSCFSIYLTLKPNTFKYFNHNFYHYTSEDVVWEVSNPSRELWPEWYMFSSTASKHHPEFAESLTAISYMSYDEVKEWENTFNTIAENHERGNNYENFKQEKAEKLISKIEEKFPELRNAIKEIYTSTPLSYRDYIGGYKGNMYGYVKDCKNPLKTIISSKTKISNLFLTGQSINMHGILGVTIGAFVTCSEILGKDVIDQRLSKVLTPR from the coding sequence TTGAAAAAAAAATACGACATACTTGTGATCGGAAGCGGTCTGGGAGGCCTTGTTTCAGCTTTAGTTTTAGCTAAAGAAGGTTTAAAAGTGTGTGTGTTAGAAAAGAACAACCAGTACGGAGGAAACCTTCAGACCTTTTCTAGGAATAAAATGATCTTTGATACAGGAGTTCATTATTTGGGCGGTCTTTCCGAAGGACAGAATCTTAATCAGTATTTTACTTATCTGGGAATCATGGAAGACCTCAAACTCAAAAAACTGGATGAGGACGGCTATGACAGAATTACATTTGATGATGATGAAACAGCTTATCCCCACTCTCAGGGATACGAAAATTTTATAGAACAGTTATCTAAGATTTTCCCTGATGAAAGAGAGAATCTATTGAAATATTGTGACGAAATTCAAAATGTCTGCAATCAATTTCCACGCTACAGCCTCATTAGAAAGGAAAAGTATAATGATGAAATTTTGTATACCAATGCCAAAGAATTTATAGAATCCATTACCCCCAATAAAAGACTTCAGGCTGTGCTGTCTGGATCCAACTTTTTGTATGCCGGAGTTGCAGATAAAACCCCGCTGTACGTACACGCGCTGACAGTTAATTCTTATATACAAAGCTCTTATAAATGTGTAAATGGGGGGAGCCAGATCTCTAAACTTCTCATTAAAAAATTGAGAGATCATGGAGCTGAGGTTTATAAACATTCACAAGTCACTGAAATGATTTTTGATGAAGATAATACACTGATATCCGTAAAAACTAAACAGGGAAGAGAGTTTCATGCTGATCAATTTATTTCTAACATCGAAATAAGAACAACATTGGACCTGATCGGACATCAGCGCCTTAAAAAATCCTTTATCAATAGAGTATATGACCTGGAGCCTGTTACTTCCTGTTTTAGCATTTATTTGACGCTTAAGCCCAATACTTTCAAATATTTCAATCATAACTTCTATCATTATACTTCTGAAGATGTAGTTTGGGAAGTTTCCAATCCGTCCCGCGAATTGTGGCCGGAATGGTATATGTTCTCTTCTACAGCTTCAAAACATCATCCTGAGTTTGCGGAAAGTTTAACAGCGATCTCATACATGAGCTATGATGAAGTAAAAGAATGGGAAAATACATTTAATACCATTGCTGAAAACCATGAAAGAGGAAATAACTATGAAAATTTTAAACAGGAAAAAGCTGAAAAACTGATCAGTAAAATTGAAGAAAAATTTCCTGAGCTGCGTAATGCTATTAAGGAAATATATACTTCAACACCGCTTTCCTACAGAGATTACATCGGAGGCTACAAAGGAAATATGTATGGTTATGTAAAAGACTGTAAAAACCCTTTAAAAACTATTATCTCCTCTAAAACTAAGATCAGCAACTTATTCCTTACCGGACAGAGCATTAATATGCACGGAATTTTGGGTGTAACGATCGGAGCTTTTGTTACCTGCTCTGAAATTTTAGGAAAAGATGTTATCGACCAGCGTTTGTCTAAAGTTTTAACACCAAGATAA
- a CDS encoding 3-hydroxyacyl-ACP dehydratase, translating to MQTILTDFYTLQSYEKGENGSFTANITLNKDHEIFKGHFPGNPVTPGVCMMQIVKELTEEFTGSSLFLKSASNVKFMAIINPFETPDLTLQLDITDSGDEIKVKNTTSFGGTIALKMSVNYKK from the coding sequence ATGCAGACTATTCTTACAGACTTTTATACATTACAGTCATACGAAAAAGGAGAAAATGGAAGTTTTACGGCCAATATTACTTTAAATAAAGATCATGAAATATTTAAAGGACATTTTCCAGGAAATCCCGTTACACCCGGAGTCTGTATGATGCAGATCGTAAAAGAGCTTACTGAAGAATTTACAGGCTCCTCTTTATTCTTAAAATCGGCTTCTAATGTTAAATTTATGGCAATTATCAATCCTTTTGAAACGCCTGATTTAACGCTACAGCTGGACATTACTGACAGTGGGGATGAAATTAAAGTAAAAAACACGACTTCTTTTGGCGGAACAATTGCTTTAAAAATGTCAGTTAACTATAAAAAATAG
- a CDS encoding DUF2062 domain-containing protein: MTLPEVQNAILDRKICILIPTYNNGKTLKRVIDGVLDYTQNIIVINDGSTDSTAQILAGYPQITTISLPENKGKGNGLKTGFRKAKELGYNYAVTIDSDGQHYPDDIPVFVQALLAEKEDVLLIGNRNMSQDGIPKKSSFGNRFSNFWFWFETGIKLEDTQSGYRLYPLHKIPKKYYTPKFEFEIEIIVRTAWRHIPVKNVPVKVLYDPAERVSHFRPFKDFTRISILNTILVFITLFYIIPRNFINDFRKKSFKRFLKEDVLESDGSNRTKAFSIALGVFIGLSPFWGFHTLLVISLAVLFKLNKVLAFVASNVSLPPFIPFLIAGSLFLGAPFVHGESNILNQELNFDLVKNNLLQYVIGSLIMATTMSAASGIGVYLFLNKLNPDSK; this comes from the coding sequence ATGACCCTTCCTGAAGTACAGAATGCAATTTTAGACAGAAAAATCTGCATTTTAATACCTACTTACAATAATGGAAAAACCCTGAAAAGGGTAATTGACGGTGTTCTGGACTACACTCAGAATATTATTGTCATCAATGACGGCTCTACAGATTCTACAGCACAAATATTAGCCGGCTATCCTCAAATCACCACAATTTCCTTACCCGAAAATAAAGGAAAAGGAAACGGCCTTAAAACAGGCTTTAGAAAAGCGAAGGAATTGGGATACAATTATGCGGTAACTATTGATTCAGACGGACAGCATTATCCTGATGATATTCCAGTATTTGTGCAAGCCCTGCTTGCTGAAAAAGAAGATGTCTTACTTATCGGAAACCGAAATATGTCGCAGGACGGAATTCCTAAAAAAAGCAGTTTTGGAAACCGTTTTTCTAATTTTTGGTTTTGGTTTGAAACCGGGATCAAATTGGAAGATACACAATCCGGCTACCGTTTATATCCTTTACACAAAATTCCAAAAAAATATTATACTCCAAAATTTGAATTTGAAATAGAGATCATCGTAAGGACTGCATGGAGGCATATTCCTGTAAAAAATGTCCCGGTGAAGGTTTTATATGATCCGGCAGAAAGAGTCTCTCATTTCCGCCCTTTTAAAGATTTTACAAGGATCAGCATTCTGAATACAATTCTGGTTTTCATTACCCTCTTTTATATCATTCCTAGGAACTTCATCAATGATTTCAGAAAGAAAAGTTTTAAAAGGTTCTTAAAAGAAGACGTCTTGGAAAGTGACGGAAGCAACCGTACCAAAGCATTTTCAATTGCACTGGGTGTCTTTATCGGACTGTCTCCTTTCTGGGGATTCCATACCTTACTCGTGATTTCTCTGGCTGTTTTATTTAAACTGAATAAGGTTCTGGCTTTTGTAGCATCCAATGTCAGTCTTCCCCCGTTTATCCCTTTTCTTATTGCGGGTTCTTTGTTTTTAGGAGCTCCTTTTGTACACGGCGAAAGTAACATTTTAAACCAGGAATTGAATTTTGATCTGGTGAAAAATAATCTGCTGCAGTATGTTATTGGAAGCTTAATTATGGCAACCACAATGTCTGCCGCATCAGGAATAGGAGTTTATCTTTTTTTGAATAAACTGAATCCGGACAGCAAATAG
- a CDS encoding outer membrane lipoprotein carrier protein LolA, with product MIKNIALGVFLLVSSLYAAQNTAMSGAEAKAFVTKVSSETQQIKTLQSDFTQTKKMDFLDKNIVTYGKMSLKSPNMLSWRYTKPYQYSIVFKENKIFINDQGKKSSVDAKSKTFEKINKLIVGSSNGKMFNDPEFTVAYFKNGSHNIAKFTPKSTQLLKYIKQIELYFPKNQSTVSQVNMLEASGDTTNILFKNTQINAPIPASEFSL from the coding sequence ATGATTAAAAATATTGCTTTAGGAGTATTCTTATTAGTTTCTTCTCTATACGCGGCACAAAATACTGCAATGTCCGGGGCAGAAGCAAAAGCTTTTGTTACTAAAGTTTCTTCAGAAACCCAGCAGATCAAGACGTTGCAGAGTGATTTTACGCAGACTAAAAAAATGGATTTTCTAGATAAAAATATCGTTACATACGGCAAGATGTCTTTAAAATCGCCTAATATGCTGAGCTGGAGATACACCAAGCCTTATCAGTACAGTATTGTTTTTAAGGAGAATAAGATCTTTATTAATGATCAGGGGAAAAAATCTTCTGTAGATGCCAAAAGCAAAACTTTTGAAAAAATAAATAAACTGATCGTAGGAAGTTCAAACGGAAAGATGTTCAATGATCCTGAATTTACAGTGGCTTACTTTAAAAACGGATCTCATAATATCGCGAAATTTACACCAAAATCTACACAGCTTTTGAAATACATCAAGCAGATCGAATTGTATTTCCCTAAAAACCAGTCTACTGTTTCACAGGTGAATATGCTTGAAGCATCCGGAGACACCACGAATATCCTTTTTAAAAACACCCAGATCAATGCGCCGATTCCTGCTTCAGAGTTTTCTTTATAG
- a CDS encoding C45 family autoproteolytic acyltransferase/hydolase, giving the protein MKKEILLCFVIILNFISCGVSKSVHHLPEIKQYTLEIPNVEKINDSTFSYNQNYLTKNKQQLWELYIKGNPLQLGYNNGALTQDLMQHQEEIFFSKVEGFVPSKFKQKLLNGFLKWYNRKMYLNVREDYQTELYGLSRYSSDKYNFIAPKYLRAMYLHGAHDIGHAMQDLAMVGCTSLAVWNENTEDGDLLIGRNFDFYVGDDFAENKLIEFIEPEQGIPYMSVSWPGMTGVVSGMNKEGITVTINAGKSKIPLTAKTPISFVTREILQYAKNIDEAVEIAKKRKVFVSESILVGSANDKNAVIIEVSPNNFGVYKVQHSSRILCTNHFQSDAYKNDKRNQKQILESHSEYRYEKLQELLEKKPKLTPEKMASILRDKSGLKEEKIGYGNEKAINQLLAHHAVIFSPEKRLAWVSSNPYQLGEFVCYDLNKIFSDEKLKNGVLASSELNIPKDPFADSQDFKNYQEYKKLNSEIEDAVDHKEALSVDFISRYQSLNPDFWMVYYETGRYYFKQKKYQQAKEQFEKALTKEITTFLDKKNVEKYLRKAGKKIKF; this is encoded by the coding sequence ATGAAGAAGGAAATATTGCTTTGTTTCGTTATTATTTTAAACTTCATTTCCTGCGGGGTTTCAAAATCTGTGCACCATCTTCCTGAAATTAAGCAGTATACTTTGGAGATTCCTAACGTTGAAAAGATCAATGATTCTACTTTCAGCTATAATCAAAACTATTTAACCAAAAATAAACAGCAGCTTTGGGAGCTTTATATCAAAGGAAACCCATTGCAGCTAGGGTACAATAACGGAGCTCTTACACAGGACCTCATGCAGCATCAGGAGGAAATTTTCTTTTCTAAAGTGGAAGGATTTGTTCCTTCAAAATTTAAGCAGAAACTTTTAAATGGTTTTCTAAAGTGGTACAACCGGAAAATGTACCTGAATGTAAGAGAAGACTACCAGACGGAACTCTATGGCTTGTCGAGGTATTCATCAGATAAATATAATTTCATTGCTCCAAAGTATTTAAGGGCGATGTATCTGCATGGTGCCCATGATATCGGCCATGCTATGCAGGATCTGGCGATGGTAGGGTGTACTTCTTTGGCAGTCTGGAACGAAAATACAGAAGATGGAGATTTGTTAATTGGAAGAAACTTCGACTTTTACGTAGGTGATGATTTTGCTGAAAATAAACTGATAGAATTTATAGAGCCGGAGCAGGGAATTCCCTATATGTCGGTAAGCTGGCCAGGAATGACAGGAGTTGTTTCCGGAATGAATAAAGAAGGAATTACAGTTACCATCAATGCCGGGAAATCTAAAATTCCATTGACGGCAAAAACACCCATTTCTTTTGTAACAAGAGAGATCCTGCAGTATGCTAAAAACATTGATGAAGCTGTTGAAATAGCAAAAAAAAGAAAAGTATTCGTCTCTGAATCCATTCTGGTGGGCAGTGCAAATGACAAGAATGCTGTGATCATTGAGGTTTCACCTAATAATTTCGGTGTTTATAAAGTGCAGCATTCAAGCAGGATACTCTGTACCAATCATTTTCAGTCTGATGCTTATAAAAACGACAAAAGAAACCAAAAGCAGATTTTAGAAAGCCATTCTGAATACCGGTATGAAAAGCTTCAGGAACTGCTGGAGAAAAAACCTAAACTTACCCCTGAAAAAATGGCCTCCATTCTTAGAGATAAATCCGGTTTAAAAGAGGAAAAAATAGGCTATGGAAATGAAAAAGCCATTAACCAGCTGTTAGCCCATCACGCAGTAATATTTTCTCCGGAAAAAAGACTGGCCTGGGTTTCATCAAATCCTTACCAGCTTGGAGAATTTGTCTGCTACGACCTCAATAAAATATTCTCTGATGAAAAACTCAAAAATGGAGTATTGGCTTCTTCAGAATTGAATATCCCTAAAGATCCTTTTGCAGATTCTCAGGACTTTAAAAATTATCAGGAATATAAAAAGCTGAATTCAGAAATAGAAGATGCCGTTGACCATAAAGAAGCTCTTTCAGTTGATTTTATCAGCCGGTATCAATCTTTAAATCCAGATTTCTGGATGGTTTATTATGAAACAGGAAGATACTATTTTAAACAAAAGAAGTATCAACAAGCAAAAGAACAGTTTGAAAAAGCACTTACCAAAGAAATTACTACTTTTCTAGATAAAAAGAACGTAGAGAAGTATTTGAGAAAAGCTGGGAAAAAAATAAAATTTTAA